A region of Drosophila mauritiana strain mau12 chromosome 3L, ASM438214v1, whole genome shotgun sequence DNA encodes the following proteins:
- the LOC117139336 gene encoding WASH complex subunit homolog 5, with product MSFLDDNNACGQNLLNIVSVGNSIIAEILRLKDYVPSIYRLDNKADKAKYGELILDFSYFKIAEDHERRIEQSPELTELDDEARAQLPLITRFYLAFQSIHHYASDLQQYIEELNTGYYIQQTLETVLQEEEGRQLLCESLYLFGVILLMVDFHIPGDVRERLLIAYYRYSGGDATPSGDESNIHDVCLLLRSTGYVHPSIAAKVLGLGGKQAGAKAASLVVPRYPEAYFSRFPFDENFVDLVVARLRCDDIYNQLSLYPHPAHRSTALSTQAAMLYVCLYFCPKVLHSQGSQMREIVDKFFCDNWTISVYMGMTVNLVDAWLDFKAARSAIENVVSPSAIKALCQQQKEQLGKITQKTQEIVREGVLNDNFVLEHANKIILLMRQSNVLLRWFCLHTSREVFIFAHAATLPGQVQKCVLQELQFDRNTLYNLMLNCSQMELSVREFLAEIQQTKEERWTKSREEAMQRLKELSEAFAGSRPLSKIEQNPQLQQWFGEVAGRLQKLELSRPQKSGRLIIQVMQALDDVQEYHNLHSNMLVKQQLQETRDMLNRMAQLINLKEDIEIHIQMITDFSYAWHLLQFDFTPPMQEHIKRQPQAVIGIRAVFLKLASTLEVPLMRINQARSEDLVSVSNYYSTELANFLRRVLQIVPETMFSILAKIINLLTNVIKEFPTKVEKERLKDYAQFEERAKVAQLTNSIAVFTKGILMMKTTLVGVIELDPKQLLEDGIRKELVNHLANAYNLGLIFTPEKGKTPVQLLQQKLQALAKTIEGYRRSFEYIEDYLRVQGLRILLEESQRIINYNVEKECNAFLRNKVQEFQSEHQSQIIPIPNFPPLLGDPSNNFIGRLAHEILRCTDPKQTIFLDLKSTWYEKKAPHHEVLAGSGFFEILREALAPAGMVGLERLYAHMLADELKRNLERLQRNLTSDRMWVDTLATLTRELEARDFPTPEVSKQPLKYYQTYTQRWLKVWPTLLDWVLCIGQKQLLRREIAGELSFSSKCDAKLLENTADTLNKALLLELSLSKDLCDEKGVVMLTELQETLLYTGNFEPLEQVFLVTKNTHNMALFMFLFTIAHLGRLQHSTITDCLLPKSAKDNIDNVPFIVGLVTILQQFHKNVKMLYISYMSQYVVTVSEAQLLDKEILGPEVVTALHFLLAFIRIARLPLRVLEQRIPNMILSEYEYLSTPLK from the exons ATGAGTTTTCTGGATGACAATAATGCCTGTGGGCAGAATCTGCTGAATATAGTGTCGGTGGGTAATTCTATAATAGCGGAGATCCTGCGGCTCAAGGACTACGTGCCCAGTATTTATAG ATTGGACAACAAAGCTGATAAGGCGAAATATGGCGAGCTTATTCTGGATTTCAGCTACTTTAAGATAGCCGAGGATCACGAGAGGAGAATCGAACAAAGTCCG GAACTGACCGAATTGGATGATGAGGCGCGTGCCCAGCTTCCGCTAATCACACGATTTTACCTGGCCTTCCAGAGCATCCATCACTATGCCTCCGATCTCCAGCAATATATCGAGGAATTGAACACGGGCTACTATATACAGCAGACGCTGGAGACGGTGCTTCAGGAGGAGGAGGGTCGCCAGCTGCTTTGCGAGTCCCTGTATCTCTTTGGTGTGATTCTCCTCATGGTCGATTTTCACATTCCGGGTGATGTGAGAGAACGGCTGCTGATCGCCTACTATCGGTATAGTGGAGGAGATGCAACGCCTAGCGGAGACGAGAGTAATATCCATGATGTGTGTCTCCTTCTCCGATCTACGGGCTATGTTCATCCGTCGATTGCCGCTAAAGTGCTCGGCTTGGGTGGCAAGCAGGCAGGCGCTAAAGCTGCGAGCCTTGTGGTTCCCCGATACCCGGAAGCCTACTTCTCTCGCTTCCCTTTTGATGAAAATTTCGTGGATCTAGTGGTGGCTCGTCTGCGGTGCGATGATATATACAACCAACTGAGCCTGTACCCACATCCCGCCCATCGCTCCACGGCTCTGTCTACTCAGGCGGCCATGCTGTATGTGTGCTTGTATTTCTGCCCGAAAGTTCTCCATTCCCAAGGCTCCCAGATGCGCGAGATTGTGGACAAGTTCTTTTGCGACAACTGGACCATATCCGTGTACATGGGCATGACAGTGAATCTGGTGGATGCCTGGTTGGATTTTAAAGCCGCTCGATCTGCTATTGAGAATGTGGTAAGTCCATCGGCGATCAAAGCACTCTGTCAGCAGCAAAAAGAGCAGTTGGGCAAGATCACTCAAAAAACCCAGGAGATTGTTCGTGAAGGAGTTCTAAATGACAACTTTGTTTTGGAACACGCCAACAAAATCATACTCCTGATGAGGCAATCCAATGTTCTGCTCCGCTGGTTTTGCCTGCACACCTCAAGGGAGGTTTTCATCTTTGCTCACGCAGCTACTTTGCCGGGTCAAGTGCAGAAATGTGTGCTACAGGAACTACAATTCGATCGGAATACGTTGTATAACCTAATGCTTAACTGCAGCCAAATGGAGCTGAGCGTGCGGGAGTTTCTGGCAGAGATTCAACAGACTAAAGAGGAGCGCTGGACGAAAAGCAGAGAGGAGGCCATGCAAAGGCTCAAAGAGTTGAGTGAAGCCTTTGCCGGCTCCAGACCCTTGTCCAAAATTGAGCAGAATCCTCAATTGCAGCAATGGTTTGGCGAAGTTGCTGGACGTCTCCAAAAACTGGAATTAAGCAGGCCGCAAAAGTCCGGACGACTGATTATTCAGGTGATGCAAGCACTGGACGATGTGCAGGAGTATCACAACCTTCATTCAAACATGCTGGTGAAGCAACAACTGCAGGAGACGCGGGACATGCTCAATCGAATGGCACAGCTAATAAACCTGAAGGAAGACATTGAGATTCACATCCAGATGATCACGGACTTCAGCTATGCTTGGCATCTACTGCAGTTTGACTTCACTCCTCCAATGCAGGAACACATCAAAAGGCAGCCACAGGCGGTGATCGGTATACGAGCGGTGTTTCTCAAGTTGGCCAGCACCCTGGAGGTGCCGCTGATGCGGATCAATCAGGCCAGAAGCGAGGATCTGGTATCTGTGTCAAACTATTACAGCACCGAGCTTGCAAACTTTCTGCGCCGCGTTCTGCAAATTGTTCCAGAGACCATGTTCAGTATTCTGGCCAAGATCATCAATCTCCTTACGAATGTTATCAAGGAGTTTCCCACTAAAGTGGAGAAGGAGCGTCTAAAAGACTATGCCCAGTTCGAGGAGCGGGCCAAGGTGGCTCAGCTTACAAACTCCATTGCTGTTTTCACAAAGGGAATTCTTATGATGAAAACAACTCTAGTGGGAGTAATCGAGCTGGATCCTAAACAACTTTTGGAGGATGGGATACGCAAGGAGCTTGTAAATCATCTGGCAAATGCGTACAATCTGGGCCTGATATTTACGCCCGAGAAAGGCAAGACTCCTGTGCAGCTTCTTCAACAAAAACTGCAAGCTCTGGCGAAAACAATAGAGGGATATCGTAGATCCTTCGAATATATAGAGGACTACTTAAGAGTTCAGGGACTTCGAATCCTGCTGGAGGAATCGCAACGCATTATTAACTACAATGTGGAGAAGGAATGCAACGCCTTTCTTCGCAACAAAGTGCAGGAATTTCAATCGGAGCACCAGAGTCAGATCATACCCATTCCCAACTTTCCACCGCTGCTGGGAGATCCTTCTAACAACTTCATTGGCCGCCTGGCCCACGAAATTCTGCGCTGCACAGATCCCAAGCAAACTATTTTTCTGGATCTAAAGAGCACTTGGTATGAGAAGAAGGCTCCTCACCATGAAGTTCTTGCCGGCTCTGGATTCTTTGAGATACTTAGAGAAGCCTTGGCTCCGGCAGGAATGGTGGGATTGGAGCGGCTCTACGCCCACATGTTGGCTGATGAGTTAAAGCGCAACTTGGAACGGTTACAGCGTAACCTGACCTCGGATCGTATGTGGGTGGATACGTTAGCGACTCTGACTCGGGAATTGGAGGCCCGGGACTTTCCAACTCCGGAGGTGTCCAAGCAGCCTTTGAAGTATTATCAAACTTACACCCAACGATGGCTGAAAGTGTGGCCCACGCTGCTGGATTGGGTGTTGTGCATTGGGCAGAAGCAGTTGCTCCGCAGAGAAATTGCAGGAGAGCTAAGCTTTAGCAGTAAATGTGATGCCAAGTTGCTGGAGAACACGGCGGACACCCTAAACAA AGCACTTTTACTAGAACTGTCCCTCAGCAAGGATCTCTGTGATGAAAAGGGCGTGGTCATGCTGACTGAACTGCAGGAAACCCTACTCTATACAGGAAACTTTGAGCCCCTGGAGCAGGTCTTCCTTGTCACAAAGAACACACACAACATGGCCCTCTTCATGTTTCTTTTCACCATTGCCCATTTGGGTCGTCTGCAGCATTCCACGATTACCGATTGTCTGTTGCCAAAATCAGCCAAAGATAACATTGATAATGTGCCTTTTATTGTGGGTCTAGTAACGATCTTGCAGCAGTTCCACAAAAATGTCAAGATGCTGTATATATCCTATATGAGTCAGTACGTGGTGACTGTATCGGAGGCTCAGTTACT GGATAAAGAAATCCTGGGTCCCGAGGTGGTCACCGCCCTGCACTTCCTGCTAGCCTTCATACGCATTGCTCGTTTGCCACTCAGAGTTCTGGAGCAGCGCATTCCCAATATGATACTCAGCGAGTACGAGTATCTATCCACACCGCTAAAATGA
- the LOC117139337 gene encoding phosphoglucomutase, giving the protein MSLTVEIVATKPYEGQKPGTSGLRKKVKVFTQPNYTENFVQAILEANGAALVGSTLVVGGDGRFYCKEAAELIVRLSAANGVSKLLVGQNGILSTPAVSSLIRHNKALGGIVLTASHNPGGPENDFGIKFNCENGGPAPDAFTNHIYKITTEIKEYKLVRNLQIDISKVGVTSFDIAGKPFTVEVIDSVANYVRHMEEIFDFAKLKDFVSGKATGKPLKMRIDAMNGVTGSYVREIFLNRLGATESSVVHTTPLPDFGGLHPDPNLTYAKDLVDTVAQGDYDIGAAFDGDGDRNMIIGSKAFFVTPSDSLAVIAHYLEAIPYFQKNGVQGFARSMPTASAVDLVGRKLGKEVFEVPTGWKYFGNLMDAGRLCLCGEESFGTGSNHIREKDGIWAVLAWISVMQHTGKGIEDILKQHWSVYGRNYFTRYDYEECASDPCNEMVATMEKTITAPEFVGKSYSSGGKTYKVKEADNFSYTDPVDKSVATKQGLRIVFEDGSRIVVRLSGTGSSGATVRLYIDSYEKENVLGQASVMLKPLIDIALEISQLPKFTGRNAPTVIT; this is encoded by the exons ATGTCGCTAACGGTGGAAATTGTTGCCACAAAGCCCTACGAGGGTCAGAAGCCTGGAACTAGTGGATTGCGCAAAAAG GTTAAGGTTTTCACCCAGCCCAACTACACGGAGAACTTTGTCCAGGCCATTTTAGAGGCCAATGGTGCTGCTCTGGTAGGTTCCACCCTCGTAGTCGGTGGCGATGGACGTTTCTACTGCAAGGAGGCTGCCGAGCTCATTGTGCGGCTATCCGCTGCCAATGGCGTCTCCAAGCTGCTGGTGGGTCAGAACGGCATCCTGTCCACCCCCGCCGTATCCAGTCTAATTCGTCACAACAAGGCATTGG GTGGCATTGTTCTGACTGCATCCCACAATCCCGGTGGTCCAGAGAATGATTTCGGCATTAAGTTCAACTGCGAGAACGGAGGACCTGCCCCGGATGCGTTCACCAACCACATCTACAAGATCACCACCGAGATCAAGGAGTACAAGCTTGTGCGCAACCTGCAGATCGACATCTCTAAGGTGGGTGTAACTTCGTTCGACATCGCCGGAAAACCCTTTACCGTGGAGGTGATCGATTCGGTGGCCAACTATGTGCGCCACATGGAGGAGATCTTCGACTTTGCCAAGCTGAAGGACTTCGTGAGTGGCAAAGCCACTGGAAAGCCTTTGAAGATGCGCATCGATGCAATGAACGGAGTAACTGGCTCTTATGTGCGGGAGATCTTCCTGAACCGCTTGGGTGCCACTGAATCATCGGTGGTCCACACCACTCCACTGCCCGACTTTGGTGGTCTGCATCCTGATCCAAATCTCACATACGCCAAGGACCTGGTTGACACTGTTGCCCAGGGAGACTATGACATTGGAGCTGCCTTCGATGGAGATGGTGACCGCAACATGATCATTGGCAGCAAGGCGTTCTTCGTGACTCCCAGCGATTCGCTGGCAGTGATTGCCCACTACCTGGAGGCCATACCGTACTTCCAAAAGAATGGTGTTCAAGGATTCGCCCGTAGTATGCCTACTGCATCCGCTGTGGATTTGGTGGGCAGAAAATTGGGTAAGGAGGTTTTTGAGGTACCCACTGGCTGGAAGTACTTCGGCAATCTTATGGACGCCGGAAGGTTGTGTCTGTGCGGAGAGGAGAGCTTTGGAACTGGCTCCAATCACATACGCGAAAAGGATGGCATCTGGGCAGTTTTGGCTTGGATCTCGGTGATGCAGCACACGGGTAAAGGCATCGAAGACATCCTGAAGCAGCACTGGTCTGTGTATGGACGCAACTATTTTACCCGCTACGATTATGAGGAGTGCGCTTCCGATCCTTGCAACGAGATGGTGGCCACCATGGAGAAGACCATAACTGCTCCAGAGTTCGTCGGCAAGAGCTATTCCAGCGGCGGAAAAACCTACAAGGTCAAGGAGGCCGACAACTTCAGCTACACAGATCCCGTCGACAAGTCGGTGGCCACGAAACAGGGTCTGCGCATTGTGTTCGAGGATGGCAGCCGCATTGTGGTGCGCCTCAGTGGAACTGGAAGCTCGGGAGCAACTGTTCG CTTGTACATTGATTCCTATGAGAAGGAGAACGTTTTGGGTCAGGCCAGCGTGATGCTGAAACCCTTGATCGACATCGCCCTGGAGATCTCTCAGCTGCCCAAGTTCACTGGACGCAACGCACCCACGGTCATCACGTAA